A section of the Nitrososphaerota archaeon genome encodes:
- a CDS encoding DNA-binding protein, with amino-acid sequence MRTEADENAKKTRDVIFVGLKPIMTYVTATLTQLSTQPVVTIKARGQRITQAVDVSQMIVKRMNTVGYYIKDVRISSDSLQSQDGKTRNVSTIEIDVSKE; translated from the coding sequence CGGATGAAAATGCAAAAAAGACACGTGACGTGATTTTTGTCGGCCTAAAGCCTATCATGACATATGTTACAGCGACGCTCACTCAGCTTTCCACTCAACCAGTGGTAACAATCAAAGCTCGCGGGCAGCGAATTACGCAGGCAGTGGATGTGTCCCAGATGATAGTAAAGCGCATGAACACTGTGGGATATTACATCAAAGACGTCAGGATTTCTTCTGATTCACTACAATCCCAAGATGGCAAGACTCGTAACGTATCCACAATAGAAATTGATGTTTCAAAAGAGTAA